In Amycolatopsis sp. EV170708-02-1, the following are encoded in one genomic region:
- a CDS encoding maleylpyruvate isomerase family mycothiol-dependent enzyme, which yields MTDSGAKTEVWPLIFAERAALADDLAELTEERWKTASLCAGLTVREVLAHLTAGASLTPLRWMAGVIRCRWDFDKQVAMRLAEHLGDDGAETLERFRRVVTSTTKPPLPKIAMLGEAIVHAEDIRRPLGLRRDYPIPVLTALAGYYGSSDLVVTAKGRIGGLRLQATDGPFAIGSGPLVSGTTSALIMAMTGRAAYLPELDGDGVPILGERVPAQT from the coding sequence ATGACGGATTCAGGAGCGAAGACCGAGGTCTGGCCGCTGATCTTCGCCGAGCGGGCGGCGCTGGCGGACGACCTCGCGGAGCTCACCGAGGAGCGATGGAAGACGGCGTCGCTGTGCGCCGGGCTGACGGTGCGCGAGGTGCTCGCGCATCTCACCGCGGGGGCGAGCCTCACGCCGCTGAGGTGGATGGCCGGGGTGATCCGCTGCCGGTGGGACTTCGACAAGCAGGTCGCCATGCGGCTCGCCGAGCACCTGGGCGACGACGGCGCCGAGACGCTGGAGCGCTTCCGCCGTGTGGTCACCAGCACGACGAAACCGCCGTTGCCGAAGATCGCGATGCTGGGGGAGGCGATCGTGCACGCCGAGGACATCCGCCGTCCGCTCGGCCTTCGCCGCGATTACCCGATCCCCGTCCTCACCGCGCTGGCGGGGTACTACGGGAGCTCGGACCTGGTGGTGACGGCGAAGGGGCGCATCGGCGGGCTGCGGTTGCAGGCCACCGATGGCCCCTTCGCCATCGGGTCCGGGCCGCTCGTCTCGGGCACGACCTCGGCCTTGATCATGGCCATGACCGGACGGGCGGCCTACCTCCCCGAACTCGACGGAGACGGGGTCCCGATCCTCGGGGAACGCGTCCCTGCTCAGACCTGA
- a CDS encoding RidA family protein: MIQRWNPETVAAPIGPYSHLVRVPADHELVVVSGQIGVLPDGELAGPDAESQTRALLANLERLLEAAGAGPEHLVKVFSMLSGTEHLAGFRTALRETFTRWYPEADWPAQSLIVVAALAKPELVVEVEALVAVPRGS, from the coding sequence ATGATCCAGCGCTGGAATCCGGAGACCGTGGCGGCGCCGATCGGCCCGTACAGCCATCTGGTCCGCGTGCCCGCCGATCACGAGCTCGTGGTCGTGTCCGGCCAGATCGGCGTCCTGCCCGACGGCGAACTCGCCGGGCCCGACGCCGAGTCCCAGACCCGCGCGTTGCTCGCCAACCTCGAGCGGCTGCTCGAAGCCGCGGGCGCCGGCCCCGAACACCTGGTCAAGGTGTTCAGCATGCTGTCCGGCACCGAGCACCTCGCCGGGTTCCGCACGGCGCTACGCGAGACCTTCACCCGCTGGTACCCGGAAGCGGATTGGCCCGCTCAGTCGCTGATCGTCGTGGCGGCGCTGGCCAAGCCGGAGCTCGTCGTGGAGGTGGAAGCCCTCGTCGCGGTGCCACGCGGGTCGTGA
- a CDS encoding TetR/AcrR family transcriptional regulator, whose product MDLLRTPPPKERADAARNRAAILDAAASLFAEHGVEAVSMDQVAAAAGVGKGTLFRRFGDKAGLAVALLDARERLLQEGILHGPPPLGPGAPPADRLVAFAEAYVDYVLEHLPLVRMSETAAPGARYRIGAYRFWHRHVAILLDGTPDPEHAAHALLAPLAAEHLTALLPELGEDRVRAGITRLWRQAGSQ is encoded by the coding sequence TTGGATCTCCTGCGCACGCCGCCGCCCAAGGAACGCGCCGACGCCGCCCGCAACCGGGCCGCGATCCTCGACGCGGCGGCGTCGCTCTTCGCCGAGCACGGGGTCGAAGCGGTGTCGATGGACCAGGTGGCGGCGGCCGCGGGGGTCGGCAAGGGGACACTCTTCCGCCGCTTCGGTGACAAGGCCGGGCTGGCCGTCGCGCTGCTGGACGCGCGGGAACGCCTGCTCCAGGAGGGAATCCTGCACGGGCCGCCCCCGCTGGGCCCCGGCGCTCCGCCCGCCGACCGGCTGGTGGCCTTCGCCGAGGCGTACGTCGATTACGTGCTCGAACACCTGCCGCTGGTGCGGATGTCGGAGACCGCCGCTCCGGGCGCGCGCTACCGCATCGGGGCGTACCGGTTCTGGCACCGGCACGTCGCGATCCTGCTCGACGGCACCCCCGACCCCGAGCACGCCGCGCACGCCCTGCTGGCGCCGCTGGCGGCCGAGCATCTGACCGCCTTGCTGCCGGAACTGGGGGAGGACCGCGTCCGCGCCGGGATCACGCGGCTGTGGCGGCAGGCCGGATCCCAGTAA
- the secD gene encoding protein translocase subunit SecD produces the protein MPRETARRGMTGRAVVSLVVLAATVYLLLTTAPRLGLDLRGGTQIVLETKDSPTVTADAETTDRTLEVLRRRVDALGVAEPMLARSGDNRIIVELPGVRDPREAVEVIGRTAQLSFHPVLAAASGDSRVLNDESGQPITLGPAALTGEGVDEARSSVDSQGGGWLVSVDFKGDAGRAWERLTGQAACSPPGDPARRVAIALDDKVISSPQVSPQVACGVGIVGGSTQITGRFSPAEAKDLALLINAGALPTPVEIIEQRTVGPTLGAAAIDASARAAVIGLALTALFLLAVYRLAGLIAVGALVAYAAVSYAALLAVGATLTLPGLAGFVLAIGMAVDATVLVFERAREEHSVKRGGSLPRSVSRGFSGALSAIVDSNVTTLLAAGLLFWLASGPVRGFGVTLSIGVVVALFISLVLTRLLLHLTMRGVVARKPRLSGLTHEGRVRRWVNRRDPEFLGKPKRWLMVAGAVVIAAIAGLFVAGPNLGVEFTGGRVVEYSTSAPADVERVRDAVSDAGFPRAVVQTSGEKDISVRTEPIDEDATERIRAAVAGVAGDATEIRDEKIGPSLGAELRTKAMIALGLAVLAQLIYLAVRFDWRLGLATVAALAQDVLIILGIFAWLGKSMDGVFLAALLTVIGYSVNDSVVVFDRVREVRGQRRKEPFPRVVGTAVLQTLPRTINTGIGVLFVLGALLVLGDGSLADFALALLLGLVAGTVSTVATAGPVAILLDKRWPGAGRPARKANPARQRDDNGAVV, from the coding sequence GTGCCGCGCGAAACCGCGCGGCGAGGCATGACCGGGCGAGCCGTCGTCTCGCTGGTCGTTCTCGCCGCGACCGTGTACCTGTTGCTGACCACCGCCCCGAGACTGGGGCTCGATCTGCGTGGTGGCACGCAGATCGTGCTGGAGACCAAGGATTCGCCCACCGTCACCGCCGACGCGGAGACCACCGACCGGACACTCGAGGTGCTGCGCCGCCGGGTCGACGCCCTGGGTGTCGCCGAGCCGATGCTGGCCCGCTCGGGGGACAACCGGATCATCGTCGAGCTGCCCGGCGTCCGGGATCCGCGCGAGGCCGTCGAAGTGATCGGCCGCACCGCGCAGCTGTCCTTCCATCCCGTGCTCGCCGCCGCCTCTGGCGACTCACGAGTCCTCAACGACGAGAGCGGGCAGCCGATCACCCTGGGACCCGCCGCGCTGACCGGCGAAGGCGTCGACGAAGCGCGCTCGTCGGTCGATTCGCAGGGCGGTGGCTGGCTGGTTTCGGTCGATTTCAAAGGGGATGCCGGTCGCGCCTGGGAGCGGCTGACCGGGCAGGCCGCGTGCTCGCCGCCAGGTGATCCGGCCCGCCGGGTGGCGATCGCGCTCGACGACAAGGTGATCTCGTCGCCGCAGGTGAGCCCGCAGGTCGCCTGCGGGGTCGGGATCGTCGGCGGGAGCACGCAGATCACCGGGCGGTTCTCCCCGGCCGAAGCCAAGGATCTGGCGCTGCTGATCAACGCGGGCGCGCTGCCGACCCCGGTCGAGATCATCGAGCAGCGCACCGTCGGGCCCACGCTCGGCGCCGCCGCCATCGACGCCAGTGCCCGTGCCGCCGTGATCGGGCTGGCGCTGACCGCGCTGTTCCTGCTCGCGGTGTACCGGCTGGCCGGGCTGATCGCCGTGGGCGCGCTGGTGGCGTACGCGGCCGTGTCCTATGCCGCGCTGCTCGCCGTCGGCGCGACGCTGACCTTGCCGGGGCTCGCAGGATTCGTGCTGGCCATCGGCATGGCCGTCGATGCCACCGTGCTCGTCTTCGAACGGGCGAGAGAGGAACATTCGGTCAAACGCGGTGGTTCGCTGCCGCGTTCGGTCAGCCGCGGGTTCAGCGGCGCGTTGTCGGCGATCGTCGATTCGAACGTGACCACCCTGCTCGCCGCGGGCCTGCTGTTCTGGCTGGCGTCCGGCCCGGTGCGCGGCTTCGGGGTGACGCTGTCGATCGGCGTCGTCGTCGCGTTGTTCATCTCGCTCGTGCTCACCCGGTTGCTGCTGCATCTCACGATGCGGGGTGTGGTCGCGCGCAAACCGCGGCTGTCCGGGCTCACCCACGAAGGCCGGGTCCGCCGTTGGGTGAACCGCCGCGATCCCGAATTCCTCGGGAAACCGAAGCGCTGGCTGATGGTGGCGGGCGCGGTCGTGATCGCCGCGATCGCGGGGCTGTTCGTCGCCGGGCCGAACCTCGGCGTCGAATTCACCGGCGGCCGCGTCGTCGAATACAGCACTTCGGCGCCCGCCGACGTCGAGCGGGTCCGGGACGCGGTCTCCGACGCAGGCTTCCCCCGCGCCGTCGTGCAGACCTCAGGTGAGAAGGACATCTCGGTCCGTACCGAGCCGATCGACGAGGACGCCACCGAACGGATCCGGGCCGCCGTCGCCGGGGTCGCCGGTGACGCCACCGAGATCCGCGACGAGAAGATCGGCCCGAGCCTCGGCGCCGAACTGCGCACCAAGGCGATGATCGCGCTCGGCCTCGCGGTGCTGGCGCAGCTGATCTACCTCGCGGTGCGGTTCGATTGGCGGCTCGGCCTGGCCACGGTGGCCGCGCTCGCTCAAGACGTCCTGATCATCCTCGGGATCTTCGCCTGGCTGGGCAAATCCATGGACGGCGTCTTCCTCGCCGCGCTGCTGACGGTGATCGGCTATTCGGTCAACGACTCGGTGGTGGTCTTCGACCGGGTGCGGGAGGTACGGGGACAACGCCGCAAGGAACCGTTCCCTCGCGTCGTCGGCACGGCGGTGCTGCAGACGTTGCCACGGACGATCAACACCGGGATCGGGGTGCTGTTCGTCCTCGGGGCGTTGCTGGTCCTCGGGGACGGCTCGCTGGCCGACTTCGCGCTCGCGCTCCTGCTCGGCCTCGTCGCGGGCACGGTGTCCACAGTGGCCACCGCGGGGCCCGTCGCGATCCTGCTCGACAAGCGGTGGCCCGGGGCCGGACGTCCCGCCAGGAAGGCGAATCCGGCACGGCAGCGGGACGACAACGGCGCGGTGGTGTGA
- a CDS encoding rhodanese-like domain-containing protein, with product MTALITRDELKAAIDAKTVTVVDALGGEYYAKQHLPGAVPLVLADVDAHAATVLPDRGAAIVTYCSNPACPNSGQVADRLTALGYTDVRKYREGIEDWAGAGLPLESQV from the coding sequence ATGACCGCACTCATCACCCGTGACGAACTGAAGGCCGCGATCGACGCGAAGACCGTGACGGTGGTCGACGCACTGGGTGGCGAGTACTACGCCAAGCAACATCTGCCCGGCGCCGTTCCCCTCGTCCTCGCCGACGTCGACGCGCACGCCGCGACCGTGCTGCCCGATCGCGGCGCCGCCATCGTCACCTACTGCTCGAACCCCGCCTGCCCCAACAGCGGCCAGGTCGCCGACCGGCTCACCGCCCTCGGCTACACCGACGTCCGCAAGTACCGGGAAGGCATCGAAGACTGGGCCGGCGCGGGGCTGCCCCTCGAGTCTCAGGTCTGA